The genomic DNA TGATGATGAGAATTAGAGAGTAAGATTGTTCGTTTTATGGAACTAATAAGAAGTGATGTGAAGCAAAATCAGCACTCTTCATAGCTTGTCTTAGGTGTTCTTGAGCAGTATCAAGGATCGCTTCTCAATTATTTGAAGAAGTATTTAATTGGGCACAAGAACTTGAGATTACAAGATTATAACTGACAGTGATCAAAGATAATACGAAAGCATTTAACTTATATCGAAAAATGGGTTTCATTATAAAAGGTACATTCATTAATGATAGATGGAGAATCGGTTAATGAATATTAGTTGTATAAATTGTTGTGTAATAACCACTCTTACTAATAAGTAAAAGTGGTTATTAAGATCATTTATTTAAGATATAACATCAAAGTGTTTGTCCATTATCGATTGTAAATACTTGTCCTGTAATCGATTCTTGAGACAGTTGAAACAGAATAGCCTCGGCAATCTCATCAGCTGTTGAAATTCTCTCAAGAGGTAAGTTTCCAGCGAGTTGATACATTTTATCTTCATTATTAGACCACCAGCGTGTTTGAACTGCACCAGGAGAAATGCAATTGACTCTAATATGGGGTGCTAGGGCTATTGCTAACGATTTTGTCATCGTATGAATCGCAGATTTCGTTGCAGCATAAGGTATCGAAGATCCTAGGCCAGTCATTCCTGCCACACTACCAATATTAACGATTGATCCTGATTTATGCTCCTGCATATGAGGAACTACAGCTTTTACACAATGAAACATTCCTTTTACGTTTACATCAAAAAGTGAGTCCCACACTTGATCAGTTACTGATTCTAGGTTATTCATAGGAATTTGAGCAGTTATACTTGCATTGTTCACTAAACAATCAACTCTTCCAAAGGAATTAATGGTCTTAGCTACCATATCGATTACTTCTTCTTCGATTGCTACATTCGCTTGATAAGTGAATGCTGTACCTCCTAACTGATTTATTTCACTCAATGTGTGATTTGCTTCTTTCGCTGAACGATTGTAATTAACAACTACTTTTGCTCCTTCTGCTGCTAACTTCAAAGCAGTAGCCTTTCCGATTCCAGTCCCGCCTCCAGTTATAATGATTACTTTATCTTTTAAGTGCATGTGAATTTCTCCTTTATTTTAAGAATCTATTTTTCCTATATTGTATCTGCTTGGAGATGAGCCGTATAATACAGAATAATGAGACTGGTATCAATTTGAATGATAGGAATGGAGGGGTGTGTATTGGACAGTCACGATTTAGTAATTTTTAAACATGCTGCAGAATTAAAATCTATTTCTAAAGCTGCTGATAGATTAGGATATGTACAACCTAACGTAAGTCAAAAAATCAAAAATCTAGAGGTTGAATTGGGCGTTAAGTTATTTACAAGAAATAATAGGGGCGTAACATTAACTGCTCAAGGGGAACTGTTACTTGATTATGCGAATCAAATTATTCATTTAATAGATGAGGCAAAATCAACAATTAATCCAACGAAGTGGAGGGAATCATTAACAATTGGTGCAACTCAAACAATATCTGCTGTTAAGGTACC from Bacillus solimangrovi includes the following:
- a CDS encoding SDR family NAD(P)-dependent oxidoreductase gives rise to the protein MHLKDKVIIITGGGTGIGKATALKLAAEGAKVVVNYNRSAKEANHTLSEINQLGGTAFTYQANVAIEEEVIDMVAKTINSFGRVDCLVNNASITAQIPMNNLESVTDQVWDSLFDVNVKGMFHCVKAVVPHMQEHKSGSIVNIGSVAGMTGLGSSIPYAATKSAIHTMTKSLAIALAPHIRVNCISPGAVQTRWWSNNEDKMYQLAGNLPLERISTADEIAEAILFQLSQESITGQVFTIDNGQTL